The sequence GCATCCCAGCATCAGTTAGTTCGTTGCCTTATTAACTGTGGGATTTGGTGTTGGACTGGTCGCTACCCTTTATCCAGTTCGGACTTCCACCGACAAGAATTTAAGGAACTTTCTTGGCACACTCATTGTTATTTACCTCCTTCTCTTCGCTCACCGAAAATGAATTCTCGGCTACATTGTGGTTTGATGCTTCGGGCATAACCATCCCGAATAAATTCGGGATATGCCCTCGCATCATTTTTTTATTCGCTTCGCTCACTTTTGTAAATATTTTATAATGGATTTAGCAGCTTTTTTACCGTCGGCGACAGAATCAACTACCAATGCGGGACCTCTTACAATATCACCGCTGGCATAAATGCCTTTTACCGAAGTAGCCAATGTCTTTTTATTAACATGGATTAACCCGCGTTTGGTGAATTGGACATTGGGTAGTTGTTCTTTGAGCAACGGGTCGGGTCCCGAACCTATTGCTATTATGACCGCGCTTACTTTTAATGAAAACTCGGTGTCCGGGACATCTTTTACATTTGAAGGAATTAATAACCCGGGCACCTTCCATTCCGTCTCAATACCTTTAACTCCAATAACCGCGCCATCTTTGCCTGTAATTTCTTTAATCCGGCATTGCGGTTTTATAATGATATAATTATCAATTGCCATCTGGAGGTCATCTTTATCAGCGGGCAGTTCCTGCATATTCTCAAGTGCAATACAATAGACCCTTTTTGCTTTGAGCACTTTACAGGTGGTGGCAACATCCATAGCAACAGAGCCACCGCCGATGATTGCAACATTCTTGTTTTTTACCATTTTGCTTATTTTATTTTGATTACCAGTTTTTACATCTTTCAGAAAAGCCGTTGAAGTAGTAACATTTTTTAAATTAGCACCGGATATATTTAATTTATACGGCGAAGATAAACCAGTGGCAACAAATACCGCCTTAAACCCTTTCCTTAAAAGTCCTTCAATAGCCCTTTTGCCTTTAACAGAAGAATTACATTTAATCTGAACACCAAGTGCTGTAATATCTTTTATTTCTCTGTCAATAAAATCTTCACTCAATCTAAACGAAGGGACTCCGTATCTTAATATGCCTCCCGGTTTTTTATTAGATTCAAAAACGGTTACATCATATCCTTCTTTTGCAAGTTCAGCAGCACAGGTTATTCCAGCGGGACCCGAACCGATTACCGCAATTCTGTTTGTGGTGGTGGGTTTTTTGTGTTCGGTTCGCGATAACCGTTTTTTTATTAACGGATTAAAACCAATTTGCCATGCATACTCAACTAAAAATCTCTGTAGTTTCCCAATATTTATAGGTCTATCTATCTCCGTTGCTGAACATTTTTCCTCACATAACCTTCCTGTAGGACAGACAATGCCACAAACACCACCCAGTATATTATTTTCTTTAATTGTTCTCACAGCACCTTTCAAATTTTTTAGACGAAGTTTTCTTATAAATGTGCCGGGGTCTGTTTCTGCAGGACAACCCGCACTGCAAGGAGCATCATAGCATAAAAGACACCTATCCGCTTCGGCAATCGCCTGACTTAACGAATAACCTTCTTCTACTTCAAAGAGATCTTTTAACAGGTTAGTTTTTCTTAATGTCTTTTGTTGAGTAGACATCTTTATAACCTCCTTGTGGTGACAGCCCTATCGGGCTGTCGTGCCCCTCGCAGAACCGTGCTTGCAGATTGCCCACACACGGCTCTTCAATAACACTTCCTCATAAA comes from Elusimicrobiota bacterium and encodes:
- a CDS encoding FAD-dependent oxidoreductase; amino-acid sequence: MSTQQKTLRKTNLLKDLFEVEEGYSLSQAIAEADRCLLCYDAPCSAGCPAETDPGTFIRKLRLKNLKGAVRTIKENNILGGVCGIVCPTGRLCEEKCSATEIDRPINIGKLQRFLVEYAWQIGFNPLIKKRLSRTEHKKPTTTNRIAVIGSGPAGITCAAELAKEGYDVTVFESNKKPGGILRYGVPSFRLSEDFIDREIKDITALGVQIKCNSSVKGKRAIEGLLRKGFKAVFVATGLSSPYKLNISGANLKNVTTSTAFLKDVKTGNQNKISKMVKNKNVAIIGGGSVAMDVATTCKVLKAKRVYCIALENMQELPADKDDLQMAIDNYIIIKPQCRIKEITGKDGAVIGVKGIETEWKVPGLLIPSNVKDVPDTEFSLKVSAVIIAIGSGPDPLLKEQLPNVQFTKRGLIHVNKKTLATSVKGIYASGDIVRGPALVVDSVADGKKAAKSIIKYLQK